A window of Citrobacter amalonaticus contains these coding sequences:
- a CDS encoding DsbA family protein, translating to MKANKLAALIVTTFISFSSTSHASAPQPIFSPEQEARIGEIAADYLVSHPEILVTVSNKLQEQQQIRKQKMFALSVMENQSGLLHDPDTPAFGPENAKVAVIEFFDYQCVFCSRFAPELEKVMKAQPDVRYVFKEWPIFSGRWEASLQAAQQGLTVWKKKGPQAYVTYHNAVYATGHNEGKLTTEDIREAASKAGLTTPAPGDNTAFLEKNSNLAEALGLTGTPGIIVMPVTGATPDTITVFPEAVTADRLQAAIRKATREQ from the coding sequence ATGAAAGCAAACAAATTAGCAGCATTAATAGTTACAACATTCATTAGTTTTAGTTCAACATCACACGCTTCAGCACCTCAGCCTATATTCAGCCCGGAGCAGGAGGCACGTATCGGCGAAATCGCTGCAGACTATCTGGTGTCCCACCCGGAGATTCTGGTGACGGTCAGTAATAAGCTGCAGGAACAGCAGCAGATCCGTAAGCAGAAGATGTTTGCACTCAGCGTCATGGAGAATCAGTCGGGCCTTCTGCATGATCCGGATACACCGGCTTTTGGGCCTGAAAATGCGAAGGTCGCAGTGATTGAATTCTTTGATTACCAGTGCGTGTTCTGCAGCCGCTTCGCACCAGAGCTGGAAAAGGTTATGAAAGCGCAGCCGGACGTCAGATACGTCTTCAAGGAGTGGCCAATATTTAGCGGGCGCTGGGAAGCTTCACTTCAGGCGGCTCAACAGGGGCTGACAGTCTGGAAAAAGAAAGGGCCGCAGGCCTATGTGACTTACCACAATGCTGTCTACGCAACCGGCCACAATGAGGGCAAACTCACGACGGAAGACATACGGGAGGCAGCGTCAAAAGCCGGACTGACAACGCCAGCGCCGGGCGATAATACCGCGTTCCTTGAGAAAAACAGCAATCTGGCGGAGGCGCTGGGACTCACCGGAACGCCGGGCATTATCGTGATGCCCGTAACCGGAGCCACACCGGATACCATTACTGTCTTTCCGGAAGCCGTTACTGCTGACAGGCTTCAGGCCGCAATCCGGAAAGCCACCCGGGAGCAATGA